The following proteins are co-located in the Oryzias melastigma strain HK-1 linkage group LG8, ASM292280v2, whole genome shotgun sequence genome:
- the tob1a gene encoding protein Tob1a, which yields MQLEIQVALNFIISYLYNKLPRRRVNIFGEELERQLKQKYEGHWYPDKPYKGSGFRCIHVGEKVDPVVEKAAKESGLEIEDVRNNLPQDLSVWIDPYEVSYQIGEKGPIKVLYVDDSNESGANSGGLDLDKEIKNSFNPEAQVFMPISEPANGASPGSSSPSPPFGHSAAVSPTFMPRSTQPLTFTTATFAATKFGSTKMKSSGRSSNNNNNGGGSSAGNKAARTSPTNLGLNVNSLLKQKAISTSMHSLYGLGLGPQQHPKPSALSPNAKEFVFPPLQGQGSQSALFPGDSSLSLSPLQYSNAFDMFAAYGGLNDKSLMDGLNFSLSNMQYSNQQFQPVMAN from the coding sequence ATGCAGCTCGAAATCCAAGTAGCTCTCAACTTCATCATCTCGTACCTGTACAATAAGCTGCCCCGGAGGCGGGTCAACATCTTCGGCGAGGAGCTTGAGAGGCAGCTGAAGCAGAAATATGAAGGACACTGGTACCCAGACAAGCCATACAAGGGCTCAggattccgatgcatccacgtGGGGGAGAAGGTGGACCCTGTGGTGGAGAAAGCAGCCAAAGAGAGTGGGCTAGAGATCGAGGATGTTCGCAATAACCTGCCCCAGGACCTCAGCGTGTGGATTGACCCCTACGAGGTGTCTTACCAGATTGGAGAGAAGGGGCCCATCAAAGTATTGTATGTCGATGACAGCAATGAAAGTGGAGCCAACAGTGGAGGACTCGATCTGGACAAGGAGATCAAGAACAGTTTCAACCCCGAAGCGCAGGTCTTCATGCCGATCAGTGAACCTGCGAACGGTGCCTCGCCGGGCTCCAGCTCTCCGTCTCCCCCGTTTGGCCACTCGGCGGCGGTCAGCCCCACCTTCATGCCCCGCTCCACCCAGCCTTTAACCTTCACTACAGCCACTTTCGCAGCTACCAAGTTCGGCTCCACTAAGATGAAGAGCAGTGGAcgcagcagcaacaacaacaacaatggcggCGGCAGCAGTGCTGGGAACAAAGCGGCCCGTACCTCTCCCACCAACCTGGGCCTGAATGTGAACAGTCTCCTCAAACAGAAAGCCATCTCCACCTCCATGCACTCACTGTACGGGCTGGGTCTCGGCCCGCAGCAGCACCCAAAGCCCTCCGCCTTGTCCCCGAATGCCAAGGAGTTCGTGTTCCCTCCCCTGCAGGGCCAGGGTAGCCAGAGTGCTCTGTTCCCAGGAGACAGCTCGCTCAGCCTCAGCCCGCTGCAGTACAGCAATGCCTTCGATATGTTTGCGGCCTACGGTGGCCTTAACGACAAGTCCCTCATGGATGGCTTGAATTTCAGCTTAAGCAACATGCAGTATTCTAACCAGCAATTCCAGCCAGTCATGGCCAACTAG